The DNA window ATTGTTTGGTAAGATCGTGGATATTGAATATGGTTTCAGaagaaatgaaaacaaattattcttccACAACCACATCAAGAGATTTATGGATTGATATCAAAGAAAGGTATCAAGAAAATAATGGTCCACAAGCTTTCCATCTTCAGAAAGTTATAAGCAATCTTCGACAATGTACACTTTCTATTGAGAAATActattcaaaaatcaaaaaattgtgGGATGAACTTTTAGTACTGGAACCTTACCATGATGTGATTGCGATCTAAAAACACTATGTTGTTGTAAGATGACGAAATTGGTAATCCAACTAGATTCTACTAACAAGTTAACACGATTTTTAATGGGATTGAATGAATACTATGATAATGCAAAATAACAAATCTTTCTAATTGATCATAAACCTAGTCTAAACCAGGCTTAATGGGTTTATGCAATAATACAAAGTATTGAAAGACAGAAAGAGGTTCAATGATTGAGCCCAAGAAGAATACAATTCTTCTCTACTTATCTTGGATGGTTACAAATGATAAACTGGCTGGCATTACTAATCATAAAATTGAAGAGTGACAAATTTCTTCTCGATCAAACTTTCAACGGTTTCCTTGAGACTAATCTCAAATGGTACAAATTCAACACCCAATGATCTTGCTCTTTCCTTGGATACAATATAAGTTGGCGCAAATGGCTCGTCATTCTCacacctatatatatattccaaatcaaataaattcatgAAATATGCTAATGCATATAAAACGTAATCAAATTAACTTACTTGTTTGGTAATTTGAGTTTGGGATAAAGTCGAGAAAGTATGTTGACAATCTCAGAGTAATGAAAAACACTCTCTGTAAGACAATACCTTCCATTAGCAGAAGGAATCTCGAATGCTCGAACATGAGCATTTACAACATCATTCACATGTACAAATCCAAACGAAGCATTTGGATAAGTTTCAGAATTATTTATCAAGTTTAAAATTGGAGTACAACTAAAATTGAGAGTCGGTTGTAATAAAGGACCCATAACCATTGCCGGGTTTATTACAACCATATCAATTCCTTTCTCCTTCACAAATTTCCAAGCTGCTTCTTCTGCTAATGTTTTTGAGAGTTGATACCAAAGCTGaatgttaaattaaatcaaactaatttattttcaatccACTCATAAAATGACACATCATTTAAGGTTATACCTGGTTGTCTTTACAGATTTGTGGGTCGGAAAACCAAGTTTCGTCGACAAGAGTTTGAGGAGTACGAGGTGTACCAGAAAAGAGCATAGCAGCAATGGAGGAAGTTAAGATTACCCTTTTGATAGAATGATGAGATTTGGCACAAGAGGTGAGGACATTGATTGTTCCTTTTAAAGCAGGTTCGATTAGTTGTGTTTGAGGATCATCGGATTTGAAGAAACATGGAGAAGCTGTGTGAAAAACGCCATGGCAATTGTTAATGATGGAATCGAATGAACCTTCTTCAAGTAGGTTTGCTTCGAATAAGTGAAGTCTTTCTTTAGCTCCTTCAAGTGAGACTAAATGCTCTGTTTTCTTCGGATCCACTAAAAGAATAACGAGATTTAAAATTAGTTCAAGTGACAATAGTTGTATCTAATGGATAAAAAAAGATTACGGGTTCGATTCACACTTATAATTGGACTTACGAAGATCGCGAACGGTGGCTTTGACGGTGTAGCCACGATGGAGCAATAATTTGACTAGCCATGAAGCTATGTATCCCGACGCTCCGGTCACACACACCACCGTCGATTTTCCACTTTCGCCGGCGCCGGTCATCTCCTTTCTCTCTGTGTGTGTTTGGTGGTGTTGGTATTATTCATTTATGTAGGTCTCTCATGGGCCCTTGTTTGgttatttttaacttgtttagtttgagttatttgaaaatgtttatttttaattattatttaaaagattgatTGATAGATATCCAAGAAAcctaataatttattcaaaattatggtttattagaagataataagttaaattaaatCATTAGGCAGGATTcgaattaatgttttaaaaaaaatttaaagagagaaaaaaataataattattgataattttgataaagtaattattaattttaataaaaaaaattaaaagtattgatatataaataaaataaaaataataatttaaaatagatattattttaatgttttgattaACAAAATAAGTGatgttatttttgaaaaatttatttggtttgagttcttaaaataactcaaagaattttttaatttagttatatattttaatgatgtaataataataataaagtattattaatttatattcccAACAtggatttaaaaattaatagacTTAACAGTTCAATTATcagaattaatattttttaattttaattaaaattattgttatttgttaTGTATGTCAAATTTACCGttcttttttaattctaataaaatattattgatatttaaaCTTTACTagagttaattaaataatttaatttgtaataatatataccaaacaaaattatataaaaataatttaggctTTGTtcgataataaaaaaataattattggtaatgtttttttatataaaaaagataataagggtattgatacaaataaataaaataaataataataatttaaaatatattgtattttagtattttaattaataaattgattgatttgatggATGAATAGAAGAATTGAagtgatatttaattttgttgggTTATTTTGGAAACCTGAATTCAAACAAAGTCTTACAGATTtggaaattaaattttaattaaatttattctattattaattttataattaaaatatatttttttaataattatgttttcattatatataaataattaattcgttACTGTCACATTTTGTCCTTTTTTGGTCTTGTTAATAAACAATACTTTGATTGTTTAATATTTGTGCAAGTtgtcacaattttttattataatttcttgaCGTGAATTTCAAATCTTCAATATTCAATGAGTCAATTAAATTGTAGTGAACTTAGAGCTCGTTTGATTTAgattatttgaagatttttatctaaaactcttatcttattatttttatctttaactattaaattattcaatttaccagttaaaatattaaaatataattattttatttttataaaatttaaaatttaaatataaaaaaatattattataattcaacCTATTACAagttcaaataacttatttttttttatcaaacaagttctaaaAGTTATTCTAGATGgagtatttaaatttaagagtAAGAATAGATGGAGTGGACACATAATTGgatttaaaaatagaatttctctattttattagatttaagtTTAATCGCATGTTATTATTTCCGACATTATTCATGATCTCGCTCTTTATCCTTActcttaaatttaattcaaacaaaaatttatcacattatctatatttccaaacaaaaaaatgaccaactaaattttgaattcataattcaaattttattaaatgatatacataacatatataataattattttcctCCTACATATATTGAAATGGAATAGACAAGATAATTAAAAGTGCATAGGAGAATTAAGACCCTCTTGAGAAGACAAAGGGAGAGGAGTATTATGCCTCTTAGAGGTCCCAACCAATGGTGAATGTGAAGATTTGTTGTTTGTCTTCTTGCTGTCGAGATTTTTTAGAGCCCGTTTGGAATAAATTGATTGAAGAAACGGCGAAGCCGTCTCCTTAAACTTGAGAATAACAAAGAAGATTAGTCGATAGAATAAAACACTTATCAATATCGCCGCTAAATCCCACCATTGAGAATGATCCATTGGAATTTTGAACATGTTCTTCACAACATCCTCTCCTTGTAACATTGGACTTCCCGGAACAAGAGGTTCAAATTCTTCTCCTACCAATAATTCCTTGATCGCTCCCTGTCGCGTATAATTATCCACTTAGTGAACAAaagttgttttaatttataagttcgATTCTAACTTAAAAAACTTTGATTGAAATATACCTGAAATGCCCAAGACAGGAAATTGACATACGAGATTGGATAGCGCCAGAACACTTTTGGGAGGTCGGCAAGAAATCGGTAGAACCCTGAGGTTAGCATCATGATTCCCTGTTTCATTGTAACATCGAGGATCAAACCGCTTAAGTggaaaaatcttaaattaagaGGCTATTTAAGTTGGTGTcacaaatataaaatgatatgttAGTCTACTTCAATCTCGAGGGAATAAACCCTAATCTATGAGGCTAAAGTTcttattaacttattatctatTATCACATTTTAGCCTATCAATATAGTCTTATATTTGATATTGATAATGCGTTTATGTCGTGTTCTTACAATGATTCCAGCTCCGGTTACGACGCCCATCATGAAGTTAGGAACAAGGGAAGCAATAACCATCATGCAGCTCTCAATTGCCGAAATGCATCCAAAAAGTGATAGAACATGATATATCAAATGTGGAAATATTCCACGGTGATACCTCACCATAAAATAAGTAAGGATTGCAACTGTCGATGAAATCGCCGCCAAGAAAGGAAACGAGGCGACAAAGTTTGATACAATGAAAACCCCTACTCCGTAGTGCCCATTTAGCCTTTCTCTATAAAACACCTGTTTAATTGAATGAGATCAATAATAATTCTCGACGAATACTATACATAATTGAATTATTGTTACCTTCATTTCCTCGATAAAGTTAGGGAAGCCTCCTATGGACATGAAAATCATGAAACCCGACATGAAACCGCTACAAGCACCGCGTGCCATTATGGAAGTGTAGCCATTGCCAATGTTAAAATAGAGGGAACCAACACAAATTGAGACAGCTATGTAAATAGCTAATCTTAGCCAATAATATCCTATGTCTCTTGTCATGTTCACAAATGATCTCTTTGTTAATGTCCTTAGTTGTTTCAACCAACCTGTTTGGTTTCCATAATTCACTTCTTCTTTACCCATTCCTTCctacataaataataacaacCATAGATTTTTCTAAATGATGTTGTCACGAGTTACGATAATAATggtaaataaaattgtttacgCACATAATTGTCATTGATTTCTTTCACCCTAGCTCTCGTCTTCTTCCCATAAGTTGATTGTTTGTATTTCTCAATCAACAATCGTTTGATCTCCACAACCGGCGTGTCTAACGTTGAATCAGATGTTTTTCGTGCCccctaaaaattaataatgttcaaaataatatatatatatatatatatatatatataactcatcATGGATTATCTTTCGATCAGTAATTATACCTTCAATGTGACTAAAACGGCATCAAAATCTGAATTAACCGAGCGCAAGAAATGATCGGAAGGGTTTCTTCTACTAGGACAAGGAAATCCCGCCTCAGCAAAGAACTTTCACATAAAAAAACCATACATTtctattagttttatttattatatatgtaaccGTCGCTAAACAAAACGTcgctaattaaataaatgaattctcGACGGTTATTGAATTTCATACCTTCACAGCTAGATTTGCTTCGCCAAAGAAAACTGTTTCACCTCCGGATAAAAGATACAAGTCATCGAAGAGGGCAAAAACTTCACTACTCGGTTGATGAATTGAAGAGATTACGATTCTTCCGTCTCCAGCAATGCTCCTAAGAGCTTGAACTACAAAAAACGCGGAAGCGCTATCTAATCCACTCGTGGGCTCGTCGAGGAACAAAATTTGAGGTCGTGTTAGAATTTCTAAAGCAATGCTAAGTCTCCTCTTTTCCCCGCCACTTATACCCCTCCGATGCCAATTTCCGACAACACGATCAGCGCAATCTTCAAGTCCCATTTCCATTATTGTTCCATCCACTATGTCTTCCATTTCTTGTTTAGTTAAAGTGGTTGGTAATCTTAAATTCGCGGAATAAGTTATTGTTTCTCTTACTGTTAAAGTTCCCAATAACACATCTTCTTGGGTAATATATGCCTAATTAACAAGTTTTAAATAGATTAGAGaaaaaaacctaaataataAACCAAATCGAACACacgagaaagaaaatgaagagacTTCGAGATAGACTCACCACAACACCGTAGTCCAATCTCCTTTTCTTGCCTTGTAGAAAAATGTTTCCGGTCATAACAACATTCTTCGATAATCTACCTGAATTGTGTAAAGAATGAtgaacttttataaataaacgagttaaactatttcaataatatttagaCATATTTGAAGATGTTTCAACATCCGAAATTGAGTTTAGATTTGATTTCaatgaaaatacataaataacatTACATAATTTACCTTCACATCCAGTTGAGATAGTCCATAAAAATGTGcttttgaaaaattatcaataattcatCTTATCAAAATTGAGACCAACTCTCAAACCTAAGAAAGTATATCGAAATTGTTCCAATGGTGATCATGTAATTGTTCCAATTTGgaaatatagttttaatttttaattttattttattttccaatgTTGCTATTTTTTTGGACAAACAAAATAACACAACTAATGgcataaatatttgattcattatttacaaataagaataaaaagaaaaatatagatAAACCCCTAAACTATTtcttgatttataaaaaaatcctaTATTGTTTATAATTAGCATTGAAGTCCTAACtatcaatattgttttttcaaCTCTTTAGTGTTACCAATTTCTAAGGTCCCAATAGACCCCACATCTAAAAAGGGGATTCGGGATAAAGAGGTGTTGTACCCGGTTCGGAGTCTTCAACCATTCTAAAGAGAGTGTCGCTAATTTCTCATTCAGAACATTCACATTAGATATTACTGTAAATTGGTTTTTTTCCGCTGAGGAGTGTTTTAAAGTAGttaattttattctcttatacATATACATTCTAAATTAAATCAGTATCGAGTTGGTCACAACGAATGTCTTATGTTGAAATTAATACCAGACCAGACCTAACCTAACcgatttatttaaaagttatgtGGGTACAATTTTGtcgtttgatttaattttttttaattttgttttattaaattgtgTAAAGAAGtgttatatatttcttaaaaggACGGCTAGAATTGAATTATTGTGGGGACTTGGGGTTGTTGGTCAATCATAATTGCATTGGCTGGATTCccatttaattagaatttaatttaaattacatcacatatttattattattaaccactTTATTTATTGCGAATAGTCAcaatttatgttttctttatCATTTAATTCCTCCATACTTGCATTCTATCCCTTCCTTATCATATgctaacaaaaatattatattattaattaatattatgaaaaacaaaataatgtttgTAGCCATCGATTCAAGttaattatctttaaattaataaagaaatgtGTATTTTATCactaatatatgaataaataaatattttttatttattaaatataaaaatgatacatatatatcattgtattattttatattttttataagtacatagtacatataatattttgttttttttgggtatgaatcatgatttaaatattaaaatttgataataaatatgatattaggaatttacaaattagtttatataattaatattttaactgttaaattaaagatatatatatatagtatagtACGTGTCAGTCATAAGACAGTTACCATTATTAGACGTAACCTTAGTTGACCTTGacagaaaattaaaaatgtagctcctgaattattattcaaattaattatatatttaaactaaagtaattaaaaacttttatgttctttttttgttataatgttttttaaatgtaaaagaTATAAAcacactaaaaaaaataaggttGGGTGAAgttctcaaaaataatttgagaaaattgtggtaataattacttaattcaaccgattttttgaaatattataaggGACTGTTTGGTTAGAGTTTAGGTAAACTCATTGAACAAGAAAACATAACAAACCTTAAACCTACAAACAAAACCAAATCGAAATCTGGTCGGTCCTCCTAtctttaaatacaaattaactGTTTAAAACCGAATAAGtctatatttgtttaaatatttaattaaaaataatttataagcaTAAATGgtagattatattattttgcatAATTATGTCACGAGATAGAATGCTCAcaaccttttatttttattttattatttttttatccttcCATGAATTTTATGCAAATTGGAGTAATACACTTTAAGTAAGTTGAAGTCATGAATATGATTAGAAACCAATGcagaaatttgaatttgggtgggtttgaaagaaaatgattgatagacttaaaaataataacaaaaaaaattaggaataaaacgagtaaataaacatagattttgtcaatttttaataattaaagaagGAACtagtgaattaaattgaaaaatgagtaaaataaataatattttttttgggtgaTCCCACCTGATGCTTAACATACCATAGATCTGCtgacattctaaaaaaaaaaaaaaacaaatattaggagataaaaacaatgaaaaaacGGGTCCGGTGATTATGCAACCATATATGGTGCATTAAGATTTTCAATACAAATTAAGTTTGTAGTAATTATAAGTATGGTTGGGTTATAAGAAGTACAAATCTACTTATAAGGCTTGTGACTCAAAATAAACTAGTATAAAAAGGGTAATACCGACGGGAAATTAGTTCGTGTTGTCGTCAAAACTTTTTAATCCGGGTAGATTCTAAATCCTTACTCCgttataaaaatgttaatattcatgtttttttttgttacgagagaaagagagagagactGGCCTGATAAGGCGTCGAGAAAGGTGGATTTGCCGGAGCCGGAAGGACCCATGACAGCCATGATCCTAAAGGGTTCAGCAAAACCATTGAGTCCATTAAGAACCATCTTTGGTTCTCCCCCTTTACTAACTGGCTTTATCACTCTCAGTTCTTCCCACACCATGTAACCGTTTCCGCCACCGCCCCCCCTTATCATACCTGTTGATCCTCCTCTCTCAATATCTCCACCACCGGCGCCGGCTTCTATCTCCATCTCTTCTATTATCTATTCTCTATCGCCAACGCAAGTTACAACGTGTATAATAGAGAGTACTATATATAGAGAGAGGGATAGTAAACTCATGCAAGTTTAATTGtcttattacaatatattatatatatattatttgaaaaagatagatagatatagaTGGGTTGATcagtaaattaaataatgtttacgCCCACCAGAGACAATTAATGTGAGAAATGTAAATGCAATgaatcatcttcatcttcttcttcttcactcttcaCCCATCTTAATTTAATTCTTTCACACACAACTGAACCGGATCAGACCGGACCACATCAATACCTATTAATCTGACTCTctctatatatgtatatatcacCAACCGACGTTCAACTTCAGCCATCCAtcataaatatcaataaatactattttcttctttaattttaaatctaaaatatatcaaaaatatttattcttcttAATTAGCTAGACTGTTCATGTGATAATTTCTTCTTTATCCATTATTATTTGTTGGATTATAGAGGAGtgataaattgagaaaataatggGTCACTGTATCATTCACTCATTCCCTCTCCCAAATTTCATcttccaatcatttctcttttttaaaataaagttctaaaataagataaaagttgatttaagagaccaaaatatcACATGTTCAATTCTATCTGAAAACGCTTTCAGTTTAAACGGAATCATGGTTGTGAGGTGGCATGCTAGTTCtcttataattaaaaagaaaaaaacactgTTTCGCCACCTTTTAActtgttttcattttatatcatcatattattcaattcctaataattttttgtttaattaagtgAAGTTATATAGGTGGATCATGTTATTAGTTTATTCTAGGAATAAAtcttgattttcaaaaaaaaaataataataacttcaCCCATATTTAACATAGGGAAAAGAGCCCAAAACTTATTGAATttccaatataatttattatatatatattcgtaCAACAACGGTGGTGGTGGTGGCATTCATGGTAACTTATTTAAACATTGTAAATTGATATAATTATTACCAAATAATGAAGAGAGGAGGttcaaaaataatgaaaaacttGTACCAAAATGAAGGAACATGCATGTTGTACATTACACACACAGTTCGTCCTCAACTAATAAAATGAAAGAGACATCTCTTTACTCAATCTGTCTATTACTACTATTTAGGGTTTgtcactaattaattaattaatctatacCATGTACAAAAATcgcttttaattaattacaaacaTTTGACTTTCTAACTACTTTACTATAGCTCATATCCTATTTAAATTaactataacaaaataaaactcAACTATAAAGAGAGTTAAACTATAATATAGCAAatgcaattatatatatatatatatagataacccACCAGCTAGCTCAATGTCAAATTAAGGGTTTTTACCTATATAACCCATTACCAGAGCTAAGCTAGTTCAATTGTCAAATTATGCGTTTTATCGCAATTTCAATTTCCAACTcgagtaaaaaaaacaaaaatcagtAGTGGGACCACTTAAAATGTTGATAATTTAATAGATATGGAAAGAAGCATTAACTTCCCATGttctatcatttatatatatgtgtttATTGAATCTACCctcaataatttaatcatatccCAATTAAGGTTCTCTctatatttattatgattaatacatatataaaaagtaaacaTGATGATCTTAagtagataaattatatttgacaaCTTGGAAATTAGTTATGAGTTTAATCATACAGCCAAAAGAGAGAAAAGCACCTTTGAAATTGAATCACTCTGCAGAATTCAATGCCCTTTATAACCTGCAATTTCATACTCCATACATCACCACATATTGGCTAGCTAGGATAATGACATGAAGGTTTGAAAGTTTAGAATTGGGAGAGTCATACCAGAGCCATACAATTTTCAAAGAGGAAAATTGAGCTATTAATTTgcgaatatttattatatatgaagaGGAGATCGGGTCACAGGtcgatcatgatcatgatcatgatcatacGTAAATCCCTAATCCAACCTCCTTCGGATTTGATTCCACCATCCATGGAGGCCTATAGAAAATGGAATTCATTACCCATTGagcttaatttgttttttttttcatttgtgtGATGAAGAATGTCGACATACTTGTTGAAGATGTAGTTGAGAGTTCCTTGTGAAGCACGTTGCAGAAGTGTTTCCCTTGCATCAATAGCAATCCCTTCAGGCTGTAAAATCGGACCAGTTTTGAATTTACAATTAAAGAAAGCCCCAATTGagagaaaacaatattttatactaTACCTCTTCTGGAAACCAAACTCCAGGTTGTGTACTTCCTTCAAGGATAGAAAGTGCAAAAGCTGCAGTCGAAATTCCTACCGATCTGCCATTGATATAAAACATAATGTAAAGGAAATTACATATCTATTTTAAGAAAACTTCCATCAAACTAGAAGATTGAATACTAAACTCACTGGGAAAGTTTTTTGTGAGTAAATATAGCTACTGTGTTGCGACCATCTGAACACTCCAAATCCACCTGGTCAAATCTCATAAATTAAACGAAGACATGTCACAGTCTAGCTTTTGACATATTGTGCGGGAGTATTTAGTGAAATGACAATGAGCTGATCTTTTTAATTTCAGCATTATTgcagtattttattttttgaagagGGGCAATGCATAAGTGAAAATGAGTGTTTAAACACAACGACAAAACATTACAAGAGAAAGGGAAAACTTACATAGGGAAGAAAGACAACAAAAATAGGATCCCAATAATCAAAACTTAACGATCTCTGTGCAGTATCTTACCCTAATTGACACACGTTCTCCAGAAAATCCATCAAATGCTCTAACAACTGGATCGAATAGTTTAACCAACTGCTGTACTTTATTCCTGTCCCTTAGGTACTCCTGCATAAGTTACGGAAGAGTGGTTCATAAGCAAGACCCAACATTAGGATTTGGAATTATAATAGTTTATTCACTTGAGTTTTCTCTTGGTCAtctttaatacaattttttcttcttcttagtGCTAAAGAACTTGGTTCTTTGAATAAAGAAACTATgtccccatttggaaacacttttataatttgttttgtaaCAAGATCCGGATCcagaaacaaaatttaaattcttaatctGTCTCGGCctaagtttaattttcaaactttatGTATCTGGATCCATGTCCATATACCAAAACATAGATAAAAAAGTATTTCCAAATTGGacctatatataatattctggGTAATTGATCATCCTTGGATCAATATTGTGAAATTGTGAACTTCCTTTGGGGGAGGAATATTTTATCAATGAGAAATCTTAGACTATCCCACAAGTAACTAGAAATACACAAAACAAGTATACTAGATCAATACCTTAGGAAGAAGATAAGTCATAGCTTCCATTCCCCAATTCCAGAAGAATGGTGACGTCCCGAATCTTGCACTCACAGTTGGCACTCCTAGAATCTCATGGGTACTTCTCACCTCTGGCAAGTTCCTGAGACCAATTTGGTATAAA is part of the Impatiens glandulifera chromosome 1, dImpGla2.1, whole genome shotgun sequence genome and encodes:
- the LOC124912409 gene encoding phenylacetaldehyde reductase-like encodes the protein MTGAGESGKSTVVCVTGASGYIASWLVKLLLHRGYTVKATVRDLLDPKKTEHLVSLEGAKERLHLFEANLLEEGSFDSIINNCHGVFHTASPCFFKSDDPQTQLIEPALKGTINVLTSCAKSHHSIKRVILTSSIAAMLFSGTPRTPQTLVDETWFSDPQICKDNQLWYQLSKTLAEEAAWKFVKEKGIDMVVINPAMVMGPLLQPTLNFSCTPILNLINNSETYPNASFGFVHVNDVVNAHVRAFEIPSANGRYCLTESVFHYSEIVNILSRLYPKLKLPNKCENDEPFAPTYIVSKERARSLGVEFVPFEISLKETVESLIEKKFVTLQFYD